A genome region from Salvia splendens isolate huo1 chromosome 19, SspV2, whole genome shotgun sequence includes the following:
- the LOC121778722 gene encoding aldehyde oxidase GLOX1-like, with protein sequence MHMQLLHTDRVVMFDRTDFGPSNISLPNGQCRRDPNDNTLHVDCTAHSVEYDVVSNSIRPLTVLTDVWCSSGAVIPDGTLVQAGGFNDGDHAVRIYKPCSDNSCDWREISNGLTQRRWYATSQILPDGRQIIVGGRGQFNYEFHPKKSASEGPYNLPFLAQTHDPRIENNLYPFVFLNVDGNLFIFANNRAILFDYKNSKIIRTYPVLPGGDPRSYPSTGSAVLLPLKSNAGAQVLVCGGAPKGAFVRANNRDFVNALNTCGRIRINDPNPQWAMETMPSGRVMGDMLLLPNGNVLLINGAGAGTAGWEMGRSPVLSPVIYYPNKQPGSRFEVQNPTSTPRMYHSAAVLLRDGRVLVGGSNPHAYYNFTKIIFPTDLTLQSFSPSYMDPQFENIRPKILSPVSGSKTGYGQQIPVRFSVAPGQLVKSTIMVTMIAPSFATHSFSMNQRLLVLDRGDVMPVGGSVYQLRAGMPGSGNLAPAGYYLLFVVHKDIPSKGMWIHIH encoded by the coding sequence ATGCACATGCAGCTCCTCCACACCGACCGCGTCGTCATGTTCGACCGCACCGACTTCGGCCCCTCCAACATCTCCCTCCCCAACGGCCAATGCCGCCGCGACCCCAACGACAACACCTTACACGTCGACTGCACCGCCCACTCCGTCGAATACGACGTCGTCTCCAACTCCATCCGCCCCCTCACCGTCCTCACCGACGTCTGGTGCTCCTCCGGCGCCGTCATCCCCGACGGCACCCTCGTCCAGGCCGGCGGCTTCAACGACGGCGATCACGCCGTCCGCATCTACAAACCCTGCTCCGACAACTCCTGCGACTGGCGGGAAATCTCAAACGGACTCACCCAGCGAAGGTGGTACGCCACCAGCCAAATCCTCCCCGACGGCCGCCAGATCATCGTCGGCGGCAGGGGGCAGTTCAACTACGAGTTCCACCCCAAAAAATCCGCCTCCGAGGGCCCCTACAATCTCCCCTTCCTCGCCCAGACTCACGACCCTCGCATCGAGAACAACCTCTACCCATTCGTGTTCTTGAACGTAGATGGAAATCTATTCATTTTTGCCAACAATCGAGCTATATTGTTCGATTACAAGAATTCAAAAATCATCCGGACCTACCCGGTGCTACCGGGTGGGGACCCGAGGAGCTACCCAAGCACGGGCTCCGCAGTATTGCTCCCATTAAAGAGCAATGCCGGAGCCCAAGTCTTGGTATGCGGCGGTGCGCCAAAAGGAGCTTTTGTTAGAGCAAACAATCGTGATTTTGTGAATGCTCTCAACACTTGTGGGAGGATCCGAATAAACGACCCGAATCCCCAATGGGCTATGGAGACCATGCCCTCAGGTCGGGTCATGGGTGATATGCTGTTGCTGCCTAATGGCAATGTCTTGCTCATCAACGGTGCTGGCGCGGGCACGGCCGGGTGGGAAATGGGCCGGAGCCCCGTTTTGTCACCGGTTATCTATTACCCGAATAAGCAGCCCGGATCGAGATTCGAGGTTCAGAACCCGACCTCGACTCCTAGAATGTATCACTCTGCTGCGGTGTTACTTCGCGATGGTCGAGTTCTCGTTGGTGGAAGCAATCCTCATGCATATTACAATTTCACTAAGATAATATTTCCAACGGATTTAACTCTCCAATCATTTTCACCGTCATATATGGATCCGCAATTTGAGAATATACGGCCGAAGATTCTTTCGCCCGTATCTGGATCCAAAACCGGGTACGGGCAGCAGATTCCGGTCCGGTTCAGTGTTGCGCCGGGTCAATTGGTTAAAAGTACAATCATGGTAACAATGATTGCGCCGTCATTTGCAACTCACTCATTTTCGATGAATCAAAGATTGCTGGTTCTCGACCGTGGGGATGTGATGCCTGTTGGGGGATCCGTGTACCAACTCAGGGCCGGAATGCCGGGTTCGGGTAATCTTGCACCAGCTGGGTACTACCTTCTGTTTGTGGTTCACAAAGATATTCCGAGCAAGGGAATGTGGATCCATATCCATTGA